The Gossypium arboreum isolate Shixiya-1 chromosome 4, ASM2569848v2, whole genome shotgun sequence DNA segment CCGGCATCTTTCATCGAGAAGGTTTGAAAATTTGGAttgttatttttgtatgtttcaaTATCTCGATTTGTTACGAATGTGGTCAATGATTATGGCATGTGGTTGTGATCATTTAttctttttttgttgttttactGCAGCCGCAAATCGAAAGTGGTGATAAAAGTAAGTTTTTAAGACCTATGGTTTATGGCAATATGTTCCCTTTTTATTTATGTGCAAGTTCCTAATGTGTACTTCTTTTTCATTGTTGTTTCAGTTATAATGCCTCCGTCGGCCCTTGATCGCTTAGGTTTGTTGTTTTAGTCGTGGCATTAAATTTGTGTAATTTGTTGTTTCAGATTGTATTTTTCCCTTTGAGCAAATTAATCCCTATATCTTAAATCAAAgaacaaactagtcctttttgttaaaattttcatccatttctacttTAAAAATTGGTGTGCTTGACCAAATAACCAGACAGTTACACATGACACGTCATGTGTTCCTCATTTTGATGTAGAGAGACCAGTTTTTGACAGTAGAAATGGATGATATTTTTAACAGGACTAGTTTGCTCATTTTTTTTAGTTgaggggcaaaatgcaatccgaCTCTTACTATAAGGGCCTCTATGGTTCTTTATCAATTAGTGTTGGTTCTTCCTAAGTCATATGGAATGCTAATGTGTTAATAAAATTATGCAGCATCTCTGCATATTGATTATCCAATGTTATTTGAGCTTCGGAATGATGCTGCCGAGCGTGTCTCTCATTGTGGAGTACTGGAGTTTATTGCAGAAGAAGGCATGATCTATATGCCATATTGGGTAGGCAATGCATCTTTCTGTGTATTTATGCTTCGAGTTAGGAGTATTTGCATATTGCTTTTGGTCTGCCTAGATCTAAGAAATGTACTTATCTGATTTGCACGTTTTGTTTTTTAATGGTTTTCGTGTAGATGATGGAGAATTTGGTCCTACAAGAGGGAGATATCGTGAGGGTGAAAAATGTAACTCTTCCAAAGGGAACCTATGTTAAATTACAACCTCACACGAAGGACTTTTTGGATATCTCAAACCCAAAAGCTATGTGAGTGGgttattttttgaaaaacattCACGCTTGattctttgatgtttgatgttcagcTAAGAAGTCAGTTTTCAAACTCGAGACATATGTTATCATCGATTCATATACCGTTCATAGATGTTGGCAATGTTTTGTGACTCAGCTTCTTGTGAGCCAAACAAATTTCTGTGTTCAGTGATGTAGATTCTTGAATCTTTTCCCCGGTTCATCCTTATAGATGATTTAAGAACATGGGTCCTTGAATCTGTTTCCGTTGATTTAAGTGTCTCACTTTTCATTTATTGTGCAGCTTGGAGACAACACTGAGGAATTATTCCTGTTTAACCACCGGGGATAGTATTATGGTggcatataataataaaaagtattACATAGATATCATTGAGACGAAGCCATCCAATGCAATAAGTATCATCGAGACAGACTGTGAGGTGGATTTTGCTCCTCCCCTGGATTACAAGGAGCCGGAACGGCCTGCTGCACCAACTTCTTCGAGCAGAGCGTCGTCTCAAGGTGAAATGAAGGCTAACAAATTGTGCTTAACCTTCATTAACCATGCTGTTTATCGTAGAGCCAATTTTTCTCCTGTTTTCTTATGCTTGTAATGTTCTTTGTTCGTTCAGTTGAAGAAGCTCCTGTTGAGGCTGAACCAAAGTTCAGCGCCTTTACTGGTACAGGAAGACGCTTGGATGGGAAGCCTCTGAAGCAGCAGTCTCCAGCAGCTTCTTCGTCTGTGTCAAAAGACAAAGGACCTGCTATTTCTAATGGGAATAATACCCGACCTTATTCGGGATCTATTTCACAAGCTACTGCAGGCCAGGCTCAAGGGAAACTCGTTTTTGGATCACATGTCAACCGTTCTAAGGATACAAAACAGGTACTCATCATTTCCGCATGATCTTTCTTTTGGCAATTTGCTTTACCGTTACCCATCCTATCTTTACTGTTATTCATCTAATTTTGCAGGAATCGGGAAAAGAGACTAAATCGGAGCAGCCTGAAAAGAAGGAAGAGCCGAAGTTCCAGCCATTTACAGGGAAGAAATACTCTTTAAAGGGTTGATTATTTTCATCCACAGTTCATTTACCGTGCGTTGTTTCGATACAGGAAAACACCGTAACCATACTTTGGACATTGTATTATCGAAAAACTAAACTGTAGGTTCCCGTGTCAAAACGAAGTGATTCCGttgtgaattttaaaatatttcaaagaACAAAAAGAGAGGATTCTACACGCTATTATTTTGCATTTTCATTTGATAACTTTAGAACTTTTTATCTTCTATTATTTGATGATATAGGCTGTTGATTTCTGGAGCTCCATTATCTCACTTCTGTAGTGCATACAGTATACTCCTCCGAAGTGTTTTATACCCATGAACTAAATATGTATCGAAACAGATCGGGGGTAACACAGTTCAAACAACCCCACCTATTGTGGCATATGATATGGTACCACATGATTCGTGGCGAATTGCACTGGATATGTACACTACTAGGGCTGTCGGTCAGGTCGGCATGATATTGTTATTGATATGCTTCAATTATGAGCTTAAATTGCAAATGGTTGATCCAAATTTctgagttgttttttttttttgaattttttaaaatgtttatattatatttaatttaatatttttatttattaaaattttgtagatagtcatttaaaatttttaatattttacatcagggtaaatcatcaaaataggtacttttattttattcaggttacattttagtcacttacatatAAAATGTTACGTTTTGGTTATTTGTGTTATCGTTTTATTACATTTTGATCATTGAGTTGTTAACTGATGTTAGTCGTGTAATGACAAATTGATGTGGCCTGTTATTTCATcatattaaactaaaattttatgtcaaatttcacagctagtccttgtacttttattttttttaaccattgtttttctttatttttcttctcttcttctacCCTTCTCTCTTCTCATATTCTTCAATGCATAAGCATAATCTTTGCCCTACCAAATAAATCAAGTATTTCTTTCACATGATTTCTAcattaaattttactcaaatcgaATACCAATCATTCTTAATCATATctcaatttgaatataatataatttttaaaaataaaactaaatttaactaatcaatataaaaaaccatatccttaatcaaatctaaaCATAAATTGAATTCTTTACACTCAAAAGTAATTTTTTACTTTTCCAAATTTTGACAGAATCGTGTAGATtattcatttccttttcttttattttttaactaacaaaattaagtaaacaataaaattgATCTAAACCTTTTTGGATATTCCTAAGAAAGCTTGATCGGAAATCGAGCATGGAACCAAACTGGTTTCGGTAAAGTTGAGGGTAAGTTTTGTATGGTCGTCATTTTAGTCATTGAGAGTGTTGAGCTCGTTTGAAAAATTCGTGAAACAACATAGTCTCGAGAGGGCGTGAATGTTGTAGGTAAGGTAGATATAGTGGTCATGGGGGTTGGTTAGGAAGTTGAGGGAATGAGCTCAAGAAACTCTGTTGAGGGTGGACCGCCATAAGTCACGACTGACGAGGTCTTCAAGTGAGGCAAGCTTGTGGACTAAGTCATTGAGAGATCTGAAATGGCCCGTCAAAACGACAGTGGATGATGAGAGTTTATAACTGTAGGGTGAGAATGTGCGAGGTAAGTTTTATTTTGGTTCCTGCTTTTACCTTTTCTTGTTTCAGAAACATAAAAAAGTTATGTTAAATGAAAAGGAAAACATAGAAACGTTTCGTCAAAAGAAATATAAAGAACAAAGGAAAACAGAGGGAGAAGCAAaagataatagaaaataaaaaaaaattaaaaaaacataaaagaaaaaatttaaattgctcaaaacaaaaaagggaccaattgtataatttaacctgaTATTTTCGTTTGAAATGATTATTTAATGTGTCATGTCAGCTTACCGTTATACCTTTAATGACAATTAACGGTTCAGTGACCAAAAtataacaaaacgataacgtaagtgattaaaacataacatttcaaacataagtgatcaAAATGTAACCAAagacaaacaaaaataaatattttaatagtttTCCCTTTACATTATAGGTTTAGTCTttgtgttataaattatataatatatgaacAACAGTAAGTGTACTTGAAAGATTGCTCCATTATGGAAACTTGCTTAAATTAgtctttctattattaaatagatCAATTTAATCTTTGCACCATGAAAACAATCAGATATAGTCAAAGAGAAAAAGTTAAcatttactaatatttttaaagttttatggtTTTATAAATAGAATCTTTTATATGGAATTAAACAACAACAGCAAAAAacaattttaaagatatttttatATCGTAAATGttgattttattataatttgaacttatttatttctttttaatagtataggTAGTATAGGTGTTAAatttatctatttaataatagagACTAATTTAATCCGGTActataacttaaaatattttattataaacataGAAGACGGGTTGGATTAGGTTGGGCCTTAAATGTTTAAGCTCAATCTTGGCTCGTATTTGAAATGGGTCTAATTTTTTGCCCTAATCCATTTTTCGGGCATTACATTTTTTTCTCGAATTTTCTCAAATTTCAAGCTAATTTTTAAACTTGTGCGGATAACCTGACTCATGATTTCAAGGACAGCCGAGGGGATTGTGCGGTGGAGAAGCTTCAGGGCCTTTTCCTTGCATTCAGCACCAGGAGTAACCATGCTAGGCTTCGAGAGGATGACCTCGACATCACATTATTCTCAGCAAGGTAGAAGAAAACCTCGGGCCGTACCTTCTAGGCTACTTTGAAAGTCCTATCCATTCCAAGGTCACCATCAAGCAAGATTTCTAGTTCCACAATCGGCACCAACCCACTGTCCTGTAAAAgatttatattatgattgcatgTGTTTATCACAATTACAAACATAATGAATGTTGTTGTGATTCTAGCATATAGTAATTAGGTTCGCTTTCGATATATGTATTTTCGTTTGTCCACTTTAGTCACTAAATTTGGATTTTGTCAAAATTTAATAACGTGACCAATGTTACTAGAACCAAAtcaaggaaaaataaaatttttaataaaaatttacaatttttgtaTCTTTTTCAAGAGGAACTAATTTACTCGTTTTCAAGATTGATAGTAACCCAAAAATTATTCATACCAATTTATTATTCGGCTTATTTAAACTATAAATTTTAACATCCTGGacttgaaaatttaattaattaatttaaattaatttatataaataaatacttCAACTCAATTAATtcgaaatttatatttaagaattCGGACATTCTTTAGCTTTGTTGTTTAGGCTTTTGGATAGAACACGACACAAGATACTTTACTTACATACAAAATTCATATTTATGGATAATTAGGTGCTAATCATCTGTCCTTTTCACTAGATTTTCATTTTAGTTAATAGGGTTAACTACGCAcaatgtcactaaattattaataagtttacgtTTTAGTTACTCAActtaaaaaagttacaaaatagtcatcaaactattcaaaagtttttatttaagtcactaggctgttaagttttttttttaaagtccgGCAAGCGAGCTCTAAATGATGATACGATGGATCAGTACCCATCAACGAATATAACAACATACCTCAGATCTAAGTCAATCTGTCAGTCAAAGTCGAATATTGAAGAAGAAAACTGTTTGGATTTTGGTCTGTAGATTCATGACATTCAAAACTGTTTCATAAAAAAAGATGAACTATAGAAGAGAATGAGAAGAAGAGCACCATACAACAACGATTTAACAACccaataacttaaatgaaaaatttaaaataattaaatgacattttataactttttaaagttaaacAACTAAAacgtaaatttattaataatttaattatactgAAAATAATTTACCCTAATATTAATCTTTTTGACCTTTTGTTAGCTACATAAATCAATCAACCAAAAACATAAAAAGTTACAAGGCAGCTCATTTCCAATCCAGCCAAATCAAGCAATAGTCCAAATTTATGTCATAAT contains these protein-coding regions:
- the LOC108457842 gene encoding uncharacterized protein LOC108457842 isoform X1, which translates into the protein MFFDGYGYHGTSFEQSYRCYPASFIEKPQIESGDKIIMPPSALDRLASLHIDYPMLFELRNDAAERVSHCGVLEFIAEEGMIYMPYWMMENLVLQEGDIVRVKNVTLPKGTYVKLQPHTKDFLDISNPKAILETTLRNYSCLTTGDSIMVAYNNKKYYIDIIETKPSNAISIIETDCEVDFAPPLDYKEPERPAAPTSSSRASSQVEEAPVEAEPKFSAFTGTGRRLDGKPLKQQSPAASSSVSKDKGPAISNGNNTRPYSGSISQATAGQAQGKLVFGSHVNRSKDTKQESGKETKSEQPEKKEEPKFQPFTGKKYSLKG
- the LOC108457842 gene encoding uncharacterized protein LOC108457842 isoform X2, encoding MPPSALDRLASLHIDYPMLFELRNDAAERVSHCGVLEFIAEEGMIYMPYWMMENLVLQEGDIVRVKNVTLPKGTYVKLQPHTKDFLDISNPKAILETTLRNYSCLTTGDSIMVAYNNKKYYIDIIETKPSNAISIIETDCEVDFAPPLDYKEPERPAAPTSSSRASSQVEEAPVEAEPKFSAFTGTGRRLDGKPLKQQSPAASSSVSKDKGPAISNGNNTRPYSGSISQATAGQAQGKLVFGSHVNRSKDTKQESGKETKSEQPEKKEEPKFQPFTGKKYSLKG